The Phycisphaerae bacterium genome window below encodes:
- a CDS encoding PilZ domain-containing protein has translation MKIEEILKLTPKRVAILLKTRRKLAGPSADLYAGQDLRRSVRWPFPGQVELWPAGGDGRERFYATCHNLSTNGLGMIADASFEPGTRVELACHFPEASFYGKGVIRHCTKIPKGYLIGLQFDFEE, from the coding sequence ATGAAGATCGAAGAGATCCTCAAGCTGACGCCAAAACGCGTGGCCATTCTGCTCAAAACCCGCAGGAAACTGGCCGGACCGTCAGCCGATCTGTATGCCGGTCAAGACCTCCGCCGAAGCGTCCGCTGGCCCTTCCCGGGCCAAGTCGAACTCTGGCCAGCAGGCGGCGATGGGCGAGAACGATTCTACGCAACTTGCCACAACCTGAGCACCAACGGCCTGGGCATGATCGCCGACGCATCCTTCGAACCCGGCACACGCGTCGAGCTCGCCTGCCACTTTCCCGAAGCCTCATTCTACGGCAAGGGTGTAATCCGCCACTGCACAAAGATCCCGAAGGGCTACCTGATCGGGCTGCAGTTCGATTTCGAGGAATGA
- a CDS encoding aldo/keto reductase: MDREQNQQFTRRAFLRTTAAGAAATGIGALATSALAGAEIAAKRPLLPAGVLGRTGFPVTLISFGSIRIGDKLGTRILKLAIDRGVNLVHTAANYSGGKAIRSVGDLFKADKSYREKVFLCIKSYYPDRESEIDDLLKTLNVEHAEAALTELHEPDPARLEAIQRQQDSLKKKGKVRYTGFVCHKDMNGTLEMVLDRAPKYFDMALLSMAMIPGASGRRAQPAAEKGERFLKNLKALREKGVGVLSMKSGAQEATTKGETVFLPHAKLVLEAGADSVLTSVSTLDQVDMIAELALKSPHTRPADKQAAIDFLHTRSGACMMCGDCTKSCPQNLPVADLMRFRMYNDEYGWPDHARAEYAAMGVDFAGLTARCGDCQACAKVCPVHLASPATVRDAARRLA, encoded by the coding sequence ATGGATCGAGAACAGAACCAGCAGTTCACGCGGCGGGCGTTTCTTCGGACCACCGCGGCCGGTGCGGCGGCCACGGGAATCGGGGCCCTGGCAACAAGCGCCCTGGCCGGTGCCGAAATCGCCGCCAAGAGACCTCTGTTACCGGCTGGCGTGCTCGGCAGGACCGGTTTCCCGGTCACCCTGATCAGCTTCGGGAGCATCCGAATAGGCGACAAGCTTGGCACCCGCATCCTCAAACTAGCCATCGATCGCGGCGTCAACCTCGTGCACACCGCAGCCAACTACAGCGGTGGCAAGGCCATCCGCTCGGTCGGCGATCTGTTCAAGGCCGACAAGAGCTACCGCGAAAAGGTCTTTCTGTGCATCAAGAGCTACTATCCCGACCGGGAGAGCGAGATCGACGACCTGCTCAAGACGCTCAACGTCGAACATGCCGAGGCGGCCCTCACCGAACTGCACGAGCCCGATCCCGCCCGCCTGGAAGCCATCCAGAGGCAGCAGGACAGCCTCAAGAAGAAAGGCAAGGTCCGTTACACCGGATTCGTCTGCCACAAGGATATGAACGGTACCCTCGAAATGGTCCTCGATAGGGCACCGAAGTACTTCGACATGGCCCTGCTTTCCATGGCCATGATCCCTGGAGCCAGCGGCCGCAGAGCACAACCCGCCGCCGAAAAGGGTGAACGATTCCTGAAAAACCTCAAGGCTCTCCGCGAGAAAGGCGTCGGGGTCCTTTCGATGAAGAGCGGCGCCCAGGAGGCGACCACAAAAGGCGAGACCGTCTTTCTGCCCCACGCCAAGCTGGTCCTGGAGGCGGGCGCGGACAGCGTGCTCACCAGCGTCAGCACGCTTGACCAGGTGGATATGATCGCCGAGCTGGCCCTCAAGTCACCTCACACCCGCCCGGCCGACAAGCAGGCCGCCATCGACTTCCTCCACACCCGGTCCGGGGCCTGCATGATGTGCGGCGATTGCACCAAATCCTGCCCGCAGAACCTGCCCGTGGCCGACCTGATGCGCTTCCGCATGTACAACGACGAATACGGCTGGCCTGATCACGCCCGCGCCGAGTACGCCGCCATGGGCGTCGATTTCGCGGGCCTCACCGCACGGTGCGGAGACTGCCAGGCCTGCGCCAAGGTCTGCCCGGTCCATCTGGCCAGCCCTGCTACGGTGCGCGACGCGGCCCGACGACTGGCCTGA